Below is a genomic region from Vibrio cortegadensis.
AATTACTAAATCATGCTAAATCTCTAAGTAATCGCTTAAGTCTCAAGTGTTTGGTTCAAAATACAAATGCTACCAAGTTTTACCTTTCTCAAGGCTTCACAATTCTAGAAACAGCGGGCAAAGGGAAAGAAGGCTATTATCTAATGAGCTTTGAGGCACAAACCTAACAAACAATTTAAGAGTGACTCCTAACGCTTGGCGAGTTCACTTTGATTTGAATTTTGTGTTTACGGCGCAATGGTTTAGCTTGGGTGTTATAGCGTTGTCGCACCTTAATTGGGCGTTATATTGCATAAGATTCAAAGGGTTAAATTATTCGTTTATCTTTGTTCTGCGTTCAAGCTACACACCTGTTCGTTTCGTGAAAGTTGCCATCAAAATGACCATCGCACGTAGAAAGTGCGTCGGCAAATTAGCTGCAACGTCACGCAAGTCTCCTCGTTAGTAAGTTTCGCTGGCTCAAGTTCATTTTGCGCGGCTTCTTTTTCGTGGGAGCTTCATTGGAATTTGTGGCTTCAGCGCACTTTGCCGTCAGGTTTATTGCTCGAATTCTTTGTCACTCAGGCTACTCAAATTTTTCCAATTTCAGCTCATTTCGCTTCTTAGCCAAGTGTGCTTTATTGTCTATGATTGAGTTTCGAACTATCCGTTTTACTTTAGAGTTCAAAGCCAGTAGATTTGTAATTAATTCAGCACCTTGGTGCTAAACTTAGCTCTGCCGTGCGGGCAATATAACAAAGCATTTAAGAGGGATTCTCAACGCTTGGCATTTTTGCATCTACTTCAAATTTAGTGTTTACGGTACAATGCTTTAGGTGGGGTGGAGGCGTTGTTCACCCCTTAATGCGGCGTTAAGCTTCTATTGTCTACATTTAATTTACGGATTGCCATTCTGTTGTTATAATTTCTTTATTTTGAGAAACGATTATGAACTTAGGTATAGTTCTTGCTGTAAGTGATTATGGCAGTAAAGATAATGATCTTCCAGGCTGTGCGGCGGATGCAGTTGCTGTCACATCAATTCTGAAACAAGACTCTAAATACGCAGATGTTTTAGAGCTATCTACCAATACAACAAGTGCGAATGTAAAAGCACAGTTGATTGAATTTATAAATAAACACAAGGGTAAAGAGGCGATTGACGAGGTTGTATTTTACTACTCTGGTCACGGTGACTTTACAGGAAATGAGTTTTACTTTTTACTAAGTGATTTTGATACAAACCGAAGAAAACAAACTTCGTTAGAGAATGAAGAGCTGGATAATCTCTTAAAAGCTCTCAATGCTAAAGTAACTGTAAAGATAGTTGATGCATGCCATTCTGGCAAAGCATACATCAAGGACTCAGACTCTTTTGATAAGTACTTAAATGAATCGAAAGGTAAGTTTGAAAAATGTTATTTTATGTTCTCCTCTCAGCTAGAGCAGTACTCATACCAAGATGAAGCTCTAAGCTTTTTTACAAAAAGTATAATTGAAGCGGTTAAAAATCATACCGCTGATACTATTCGATATAAAGATATCATCGATCAGGTTTCTGATTCTTTTGCATCAGATGCTGAGCAAACCCCTTTTTTTGTAGTTCAAGCAGATTTTACGGAGCATTTTTGTACGATAACAAAAACCTTACGTGAAAAACTATCTGCGCTCATCGTTTCTGGTGAACAAGAAGAATCAAAGCAACAATTCTCTAGCTTAATTGATGTAATCAAATTGGATGCTGAAAGGTATTGTGATGAACAAGAAGCTTATAATTTATTTAATTCATTTATAGCATCTTTAGAATCGAAAAATTTTTCAGGTGACTCTGAAGAATTATATGAATACAGTATTCAAACTAGTGATGAAGTCGCAGATAATTCAGCCTCCATTGGTAATTGGCTAGTAAATACAGATAACTCGTACTTTGCGCGTCCAGTATATAGTCGTGTTGAGCGTACGAAGAGGGTTCCTAAAAAATCTCTATTTGCTACAGCGAGCCTTTTTACAGATGAAAGTGATGATAATCATTACAAAACTGTAAATTATTCTGATCTAGAGGTGTCTGGGTACAGAATTACGGTAGATCAACCAGTAAAGCTAATTGAATTAAAAGCTGAACCTAAATATCCCAATATAAATGCTGGGGTAGCATTTATTGTTCCTTTGCTATCTAAAACAGATCTTCGTGTGTTTTTTTCATATGCAGCTTATGATGAAAGCGGTTGGAATAAGCGTACTCTAAAGCAAAAGTTAAAATGGTCTACAAAATTTGTAGCCCTTAAATCGTTAACAAGCGCAGAGCTTTCAGAACAGTTAGTCTCGGATTTTAGTGAGTTTTTACTTGAACCACTGAATAAGACTTTCGACATCAAAAAAGAAGAAGAAGGCACTGAAAAGTAGAAGCTTAACAAAGCGTTTAAGACAGATTCCCAACGCATGGCATTTTCAGTGCTATCGTTGGGTTTTGTGTTTATGGTGGTATGGTTAGGTTTCGTGGTGGCGTTGCTCACTACTTAACGCGGCGTTATAAGCCCGAGTACCCCACGTTTAGTAGACACTTTACTAAGTTAGATCTAGGGTCTAATTGAGAGGTGATTTATGGCTAAACATCGTAATCCAGCGTACACCGAAGAATTCCGCAAAGAAGCAGTTCGTCTGTCCGAGCTTCCAGGTCGTACAGCCGCATCCGTTGCGAAAGAGTTGGGCGTCAGCGCCCAACAGATTGCTAACTGGAAGCGTCAATTTAACCGCTTGTCTGATAAACAGTTTAACACCTTAGACGGTGTTGATTACTCCAAGAAAGAATCCGAAGAACTGCGAGCGCTTAAGCGCGAAAACAAACGACTTAAAGATGAGATGGAATTCCTAAAGAAGGTCTCGGCGTACTTCGCGAAGCAGCAAGAGTGAAGTACGAGTTCATCGAAAGTTATGTGGGTGAGTATGCCGTTGTTCTTATGTGTTGTGCATTAGGCGTGTCCCCGAGTGGTTACTACAAATGGTTAGGTCGCTCGCTTAGCGAGCGAGCAAAGCGTCGAAGCCGCTTTGAACAGCTAGTTATGTGTACCTTTGCCGAGTATCGGGCTAGGTATGGTTCAGTTCGCTTAGCTGAAGAGTTAAACAAAGCAGGCTATGCCTGCAGTGTGAACTATATTGCTGATATTATGACGAAAAAGGGTATTAAGGCTCGAAATGGAAAAGGGTTTAAATACAGTAAAGATGTCGCGGCGATGACGAATGTCGCCGATAATTTATTGCGTAGAGACTTTGAGGCCGAGAGCCCCAACCAGAAGTGGGTCACCGACATCACCTATATCTGGGTAAAGAGCCGTTGGCTCTATCTTGCGACAGTGTTAGACCTTCACTCGAGACGCATTGTGGGTTGGTCATTAGACACCAATATGACAGAGGTGCTCATCACCAACGCTTTGAAAATGGCGTTTAAGTCACGCAAGCCGCCGAAAGGCGTCTTAATCCACTCAGACCGTGGTGTACAATACAGAGCTTATAAGTATCAGGACTTCATGCGAAAGCATGGAGGCGTACCAAGCATGAGCCGTCAGGGTAACTGTTGGGACAATGCAGTAATGGAGTCGTTCTTCAGTCGACTGAAAGTCGAATTGATTTACGCAGAAGATTATCAAACAATCGAAGAAGCCCGAATGGGGATCTTCGAATATATCGAAGTGTTCTACAATCGAAAAAGAAGACACTCAGCGTTGGGGCATGTCAGCCCCGTTGAGTACGAAAGTATGTAGTTATGTACTGTCTACTTTTTGTGGGGTACACCAAAGCACAGGAAAGTTAAGATGAATAAAATCAATAAAAAATCGATGGAATTGAACAAGGAATGCTTCTCCGTGCTCAATGATATATCTGAGTTTAAACCCCAGTTTTATCACATTTTATGCTCAAAAAAGCTTCATGGTTTCGAGGCGAAACTGGGAAAACTTCGTAAACAGCTTTCTGAGTTGGACTCTGAAATTGAACCTCATACAAACATGCCTGATGATTACAACTCAATTCAAAAGTGCTCAGGTAAGCTTTCAGTAGCATTCAATACACGAAACATTGCGCTAACCACACTTGGTGAGGCGCAGCGTTTGTTGTCATCTCATGAGGGCAGTGCACAATTCAAAGCTACGACCATAATTGCTTTGTTAGCGGTATTAATATCAGTAGTTAGTGTAGTGAAATAGTGCTTATAACAATCAATTTAAGAGGGATTTACAACGCTTGGCATTTTTGCTTCTACTTCAAATTTAGTGTTTATGGCACAATGCTTTAGGTTTGGGTGTAGGCGTTGTTCACCCCTTAATTGGGCGTTATACGCTTTTAGGAAATAATCGAATATGAACAAGTTAGTATTCAGAGTTTGTGATGAGAATAGTCCGTATTGGGCTGATCTAGAAAGGTTATTTCAAAGTGAATGGTCTGACTTTTTCTTCGTTGATACCTATAAACCTGAAGCTAATCTTCCTCCAGTCTTGGTTGCTTTGAGAAACAACGAAGTTATCGGTGGATTGGATTATTCTCGTTTTAAAGAGCCACATGGAAGTTCAGATGTCATTTGGTTTAATGCTGTCTTTGTTTCGCCAGAGTTGCGCGGTCAGGGCATTGCTAGTGAGTTGATTAACCGAGGTGTTGAGCAAGTATCAGAAATGCTTGAAAGTCATCTGTATGCTTATACAAATGACGCCCCGTTGTACCAGTCTCTAGGTTGGTCGGTGGTTGATATTGAAAGTGAGCCAAATCATAGCGTAATGAGTATCTCACTCAGGACTTAACCACGCGTATAACAAAGCGTTTAAGACGGATTCCCAACGCTTGGCGGCTTCAGTTCAAAGATATGCATCAGTGTTTAGGGCGTAATGTCTTGAATGCAGTGGTAGCGTTGCTCACCACTTAACGCGGCGTTATGTGATTTCAGAGGGTATCGCATGGAAATTCAGATTGTTGGAAAAGGGGCGGTAAGCGTATATGGGTGCTTAAAAGATGCGTACAACAAGTCTCGAAAGAGAAAAATCGATAACTTTATGAAGTATGTTGATGCTCGGTACGAAGTTATGACTCCACAGGAAAGAGATAAACTAATCCATTGCTTAGATAGTAGTGAAGGGCAAGACTTGTTGTCTGATTATGTAAATAATGCTCTAAATACTAGCAGTGATATAGTCGTGATGTCTTATGCTTTGTTGTACTGTAATGATCCTGATTTCAACTTCTCGACTCAAGATAAGCGGTCAATGGTTTCTTCATTACAGGGTATCAGTGACGATCTCGTATTATTGTTCATTGAGTTGGCTAAGTTAGAACCCACGCATGAATATGAAGCATTCAAACGAATATTAATCACCCATCAAATTGGTGACGAGATTAAGAATGGTGGTAACCTTTATGTGGATATACCTGAATTGATACGAAGAGGTTTACTATTGCCAGACCCTAAGCCTGCGACATTTAGTAGTAGTGAGTGGAACATTGCGTTTGGCATATCTCCCGTAGCTTTACAGTGTGTAAAGTTGCTTGAAAAAAGTTCTGAGCTACGGAAAATCACATAACAAACAATTTAAGAGTGACTCCTAACGCTTGGCGAGTTCACTTCGATTTGAATTTTGTGTTTACGGTGCAATGGTTTAATTTGGGTGTTATAGCGTTGTCGCACCTTAATTGGGCGTTATATCACAATCACTAATCATCTAGTCTTTTCATAGCCTTACGGTAAACATCGCTTCGTTCACGTTTGCCTACAGCTAAGACGGTTACTATGATTACGTCATCCTCAACTTTGTATACTAAGCGATAACCTGATTGACGTAGTTTGATTTTATACATGTTATCTGCGCCAGAGAGTTTGGAAGCAGGTATATGTGGGTTGTCTAAACGCTCAATCAGCTTTTTCTTGAATTGCTGTTGTAAAGTCGATCCGAGTTTCTTCCACTCTTTGAGTGCGCTCTTTTTGAAATCAAGCTTATAGGTCATCAATATTTACCGAAATACTCTCTTCTAATTCGCGTTCTTTTGCTATTGTAAGTAGCTCAAGATCTTCGAGTCTGTCCATCATCATTTCGTATGCTTCGGCTGGAACGCAATAGAAGGCGGGTTCATTTCGATTGAGTACAGCAACAGGTTCACCATAAGCGCTAGTAGCAACTTTCATTGGGTTTGCTTTTAGTTCAGTTATACTTGCAGCAACATCGGCTAAGATTCTAGTGGTCATTAAATAAGTCCTTTAACTGGTCTTTATAATGGTCATTGTAGCGCATGGTAAAGTGATATAACAAACAATTTAAGAGTGACTCTCAACGCTTGGCGATTTCACTCCGATTTGAAATTTGTGTTTACGGCGCAATGGTTCAGTTTGGGTGTTATAGCGTTGTCGCACCTTAATTGGGCGTTAGCCATCAGGAGGGAAATTGGAAATATCTAATATTAAATTAGCTTTGATAAGTGGAGCTTTTGCTGTCTTAGGTTCTTCTGTTACAGGGCTGCTGTTGGTCTATAGCAACCAAGTTATTGCAGAAAAAGACATTCGGATAAAAACATCAGAAATTGTTCAAAAAAATCACGATGTACTTCGAGAAAAATCAGAAGTGTTTATGAATGGTGTCTATGATTTCTTTTTAGTTCTGTACAATAATCCACACGCATCAAAATTAGAAATTGATAAGGCTATTCTTGAACTGCAAAAGAAAGCAATGGCTCTTTCAATTTACTCCAGTCCCGAACTTGGAAAAGCTTCACGAGAGCTCGTACTTGAACTGTCGACTTTTCCGCATAGTACTACTGTCGCTGAGGATACAGCCGACAAAGTAGTATCTGCTTTTGATGAGTGGCATAAACAATTTTATATTGAAACTTCAAACTACAGTCTGGA
It encodes:
- a CDS encoding caspase family protein — protein: MNLGIVLAVSDYGSKDNDLPGCAADAVAVTSILKQDSKYADVLELSTNTTSANVKAQLIEFINKHKGKEAIDEVVFYYSGHGDFTGNEFYFLLSDFDTNRRKQTSLENEELDNLLKALNAKVTVKIVDACHSGKAYIKDSDSFDKYLNESKGKFEKCYFMFSSQLEQYSYQDEALSFFTKSIIEAVKNHTADTIRYKDIIDQVSDSFASDAEQTPFFVVQADFTEHFCTITKTLREKLSALIVSGEQEESKQQFSSLIDVIKLDAERYCDEQEAYNLFNSFIASLESKNFSGDSEELYEYSIQTSDEVADNSASIGNWLVNTDNSYFARPVYSRVERTKRVPKKSLFATASLFTDESDDNHYKTVNYSDLEVSGYRITVDQPVKLIELKAEPKYPNINAGVAFIVPLLSKTDLRVFFSYAAYDESGWNKRTLKQKLKWSTKFVALKSLTSAELSEQLVSDFSEFLLEPLNKTFDIKKEEEGTEK
- a CDS encoding transposase, which gives rise to MAKHRNPAYTEEFRKEAVRLSELPGRTAASVAKELGVSAQQIANWKRQFNRLSDKQFNTLDGVDYSKKESEELRALKRENKRLKDEMEFLKKVSAYFAKQQE
- a CDS encoding IS3 family transposase, which codes for MKYEFIESYVGEYAVVLMCCALGVSPSGYYKWLGRSLSERAKRRSRFEQLVMCTFAEYRARYGSVRLAEELNKAGYACSVNYIADIMTKKGIKARNGKGFKYSKDVAAMTNVADNLLRRDFEAESPNQKWVTDITYIWVKSRWLYLATVLDLHSRRIVGWSLDTNMTEVLITNALKMAFKSRKPPKGVLIHSDRGVQYRAYKYQDFMRKHGGVPSMSRQGNCWDNAVMESFFSRLKVELIYAEDYQTIEEARMGIFEYIEVFYNRKRRHSALGHVSPVEYESM
- a CDS encoding GNAT family N-acetyltransferase, with translation MNKLVFRVCDENSPYWADLERLFQSEWSDFFFVDTYKPEANLPPVLVALRNNEVIGGLDYSRFKEPHGSSDVIWFNAVFVSPELRGQGIASELINRGVEQVSEMLESHLYAYTNDAPLYQSLGWSVVDIESEPNHSVMSISLRT
- a CDS encoding type II toxin-antitoxin system RelE family toxin, with product MTYKLDFKKSALKEWKKLGSTLQQQFKKKLIERLDNPHIPASKLSGADNMYKIKLRQSGYRLVYKVEDDVIIVTVLAVGKRERSDVYRKAMKRLDD
- a CDS encoding type II toxin-antitoxin system Phd/YefM family antitoxin, giving the protein MTTRILADVAASITELKANPMKVATSAYGEPVAVLNRNEPAFYCVPAEAYEMMMDRLEDLELLTIAKERELEESISVNIDDL